A single region of the Lineus longissimus chromosome 14, tnLinLong1.2, whole genome shotgun sequence genome encodes:
- the LOC135498872 gene encoding uncharacterized protein LOC135498872 isoform X1, whose translation MVALMSPESWLGWTRINLLENLDSDGIATAFKKLTGENIGDVLAALGKQSGAGVALLHHAIVLANEIGQPVGQPLRDPPITPPGVSDDVSEPPRKVQRIACQATVADPVQKAKAKVRSLALHEEPNESLMLLYLEDLAAAATSVSHKDMELFDDLYRQARRYQGKVDMANVILTVLGGGTGELITKAISKSLKKVVEPKPIETVKPEESPNPSPSIQHRSPLTDLYSQVAAVASLQQMMNPLFDSYRGGASRGARRGRGRGTDSSPPNNYQCYFCNSPDHFYRDCDKMKEASKMAKTKWRVGGVFCRASICRA comes from the exons ATGGTAGCCCTGATGAGCCCAGAGAGTTGGCTAGGATGGACAAGGATCAACCTTTTGGAGAATCTGGATTCCGATGGTATCGCCACAGCCTTCAAGAAACTCACCGGAGAAAACATCGGAGACGTCCTTGCCGCCCTCGGCAAACAAAGTGGAGCTGGAGTGGCTTTATTGCACCATGCAATTGTGCTAGCGAACGAAATCGGCCAGCCAGTAGGGCAGCCCCTTAGG GACCCGCCCATCACTCCACCGGGTGTTTCGGATGATGTAAGTGAGCCACCGAGGAAGGTGCAGAGGATAGCGTGCCAGGCGACCGTAGCTGATCCAGTGCAGAAGGCAAAGGCGAAGGTGAGGTCCTTGGCATTACATGAAGAGCCCAATGAGTCGTTGATGTTGCTGTACCTGGAGGATTTAGCGGCGGCTGCTACTTCTGTTTCGCATAAGGACATGGAGTTGTTCGACGATTTATATCGTCAGGCAAGGCGTTACCAAGGAAAGGTGGACATGGCTAATGTTATCTTGACGGTGTTGGGTGGTGGTACGGGTGAGCTTATCACCAAGGCCATTAGTAAGTCGCTAAAAAAGGTAGTCGAACCGAAGCCGATTGAaaccgtgaaacctgaagagAGCCCAAACCCAAGCCCGTCCATTCAACATAGGTCACCTTTAACGGATTTGTATAGCCAGGTTGCTGCGGTTGCATCTTTGCAGCAGATGATGAATCCGCTCTTTGATTCCTATAGGGGTGGGGCGTCAAGAGGTGCCCGGCGCGGCAGGGGTAGGGGAACGGATTCCTCTCCTCCAAATAAttatcaatgttatttttgtaactcaCCAGATCATTTTTATCGTGATTGCGATAAAATGAAAGAGGCATCGAAGATGGCAAAAACGAA ATGGCGAGTCGGCGGCGTCTTTTGTCGGGCATCGATTTGCAGGGCATAA
- the LOC135498872 gene encoding uncharacterized protein LOC135498872 isoform X2, with translation MVALMSPESWLGWTRINLLENLDSDGIATAFKKLTGENIGDVLAALGKQSGAGVALLHHAIVLANEIGQPVGQPLRDPPITPPGVSDDVSEPPRKVQRIACQATVADPVQKAKAKGMDILGYEIQDW, from the exons ATGGTAGCCCTGATGAGCCCAGAGAGTTGGCTAGGATGGACAAGGATCAACCTTTTGGAGAATCTGGATTCCGATGGTATCGCCACAGCCTTCAAGAAACTCACCGGAGAAAACATCGGAGACGTCCTTGCCGCCCTCGGCAAACAAAGTGGAGCTGGAGTGGCTTTATTGCACCATGCAATTGTGCTAGCGAACGAAATCGGCCAGCCAGTAGGGCAGCCCCTTAGG GACCCGCCCATCACTCCACCGGGTGTTTCGGATGATGTAAGTGAGCCACCGAGGAAGGTGCAGAGGATAGCGTGCCAGGCGACCGTAGCTGATCCAGTGCAGAAGGCAAAGGCGAAG GGTATGGACATTTTGGGTTACGAAATCCAGGATTGGTAA